One genomic window of Amphiura filiformis chromosome 3, Afil_fr2py, whole genome shotgun sequence includes the following:
- the LOC140148917 gene encoding uncharacterized protein — protein sequence MGTCCSSPKESGGKKKSAQSVKEPYSELKKKDENGHRPSQPKASVGDANANIQQDHADHNDISIGVGDLNDIKEETEPQQEQKSGDDEGEHDGPLTEFGVEGESQGEFKMAKAVAVFLYGDIVVIEHVNERVYLFGKNGIYKQTIASSKDEHREGKLRYPTDIVFTPLGHVAVTDQTRYVKIFNLDGDFLHRFNIKGGDEDPDVKPKGYSLDVAFDEEILVGDIRRKCIIAFKELDAKSEFEKRINLNIEPHFLATNKSDGRRQAIISDWKLGEVNAIDLSLEDSSENVIFKLDSFSIDGKPGLPKGVACDEDNNIYIAMSRTDDTEKGMSTMKLDMFTNILAMESLNDASRQVCCIREVLRVSQWLTLYR from the exons ATGGGGACGTGTTGCAGTAGTCCTAAAGAATCTGGCGGCAAAAAGAAGTCCGCACAAAGCGTCAAGGAACCATACTCAGAGTTGAAGAAGAAGGACGAAAATGGACACCGACCGTCGCAACCAAAAGCAAGCGTG GGCGATGCTAACGCCAACATTCAGCAAGACCACGCCGATCACAATGATATCAGTATCGGTGTAGGAGATCTGAACGATATTAAAGAAGAGACGGAGCCCCAGCAGGAGCAGAAGAGCGGTGACGACGAAGGTGAACATGATGGCCCACTCACTGAATTTGGAGTAGAAGGTGAATCTCAAGGCGAATTCAAAATGGCCAAAGCTGTCGCCGTTTTCTTATATGGTGACATTGTGGTTATTGAGCATGTTAACGAAAGAGTGTATCTGTTTGGCAAGAATGGCATTTACAAACAGACTATCGCGTCTTCGAAAGATGAACATCGCGAAGGCAAATTGAGATATCCAACCGATATTGTGTTTACCCCACTCGGGCATGTCGCCGTCACTGATCAAACCAGATATGTCAAGATTTTCAACCTAGATGGCGATTTTCTCCATAGGTTCAATATAAAGGGTGGTGATGAAGATCCTGACGTGAAGCCGAAAGGCTATTCACTGGATGTGGCTTTCGATGAGGAAATCTTAGTAGGAGATATACGCAGAAAATGCATCATTGCCTTCAAAGAATTAGACGCGAAATCGGAATTTGAGAAGAGGATCAACCTGAATATTGAGCCGCACTTCCTTGCGACCAATAAATCTGATGGCCGCCGCCAAGCCATTATCAGCGACTGGAAATTAGGCGAAGTCAATGCCATTGATTTATCGCTTGAAGATAGTTCAGAGAATGTAATCTTCAAGTTAGATAGCTTCTCAATAGATGGTAAGCCAGGGCTTCCTAAGGGAGTGGCGTGTGATGAGGATAACAATATTTACATAGCCATGTCCCGAACGGACGATACGGAAAAAGGAATGTCTACTATGAAACTGGACATGTTCACCAATATACTTGCGATGGAAAGCTTGAACGATGCATCAAGACAGGTCTGCTGCATCCGCGAGGTCTTACGTGTGTCACAGTGGCTCACTTTATATCGTTGA